Proteins encoded by one window of Candidatus Nitrosocosmicus hydrocola:
- the pstB gene encoding phosphate ABC transporter ATP-binding protein PstB has product MENPKLSVQSLKAWFSGKLALKDINLDVKEKQITALIGPSGCGKTTLLRCINRMHDLTPNATADGKIILDDLNIYDKQSDPVLIRRRMGMVFQKPNPFPTMSIFDNVAAGLKLNGIKDKKLIKEIVYDSLQGAALWNEVKNDLDKPGISLSGGQQQRLCIARALAMQPEILLMDEPTSALDPIASSKIEELMTELKKHLTVIIVTHNMQQAARVSDYTAFMYLGELIEFGPTDQIFKYPKKELTERYISGKFG; this is encoded by the coding sequence ATCGAGAATCCAAAACTATCTGTTCAATCACTAAAAGCTTGGTTCAGCGGTAAACTAGCTTTAAAAGATATTAATCTTGATGTGAAAGAGAAACAAATCACAGCATTAATTGGTCCATCTGGATGTGGTAAAACAACTCTATTAAGATGCATTAACAGAATGCATGATTTGACTCCAAATGCCACTGCTGACGGCAAGATTATTTTAGATGATCTTAACATTTATGATAAACAGTCAGACCCTGTTCTGATAAGAAGACGAATGGGAATGGTCTTTCAAAAACCTAATCCATTTCCCACGATGAGCATATTTGATAATGTAGCAGCTGGTTTGAAGCTGAATGGTATTAAAGATAAGAAATTGATTAAAGAAATTGTTTATGATAGTTTACAAGGCGCTGCTTTATGGAATGAGGTCAAAAATGATTTAGATAAACCAGGAATAAGTTTGTCAGGTGGTCAACAGCAAAGATTGTGTATAGCCAGGGCGCTGGCTATGCAACCTGAAATATTACTAATGGATGAACCTACTTCTGCATTGGATCCAATTGCATCTTCAAAGATTGAAGAGTTAATGACTGAATTAAAGAAACACCTGACCGTAATAATTGTAACTCATAATATGCAACAAGCGGCCAGAGTTTCTGATTATACTGCCTTTATGTATTTGGGAGAACTAATTGAATTTGGACCTACCGATCAAATATTCAAGTATCCAAAGAAAGAGCTAACTGAAAGATATATTTCTGGAAAGTTCGGCTAG
- the pstS gene encoding phosphate ABC transporter substrate-binding protein PstS, with translation MVNLKNYRILGVSLLALSLLVPVYVNSVNAQQVTINGAGATFPFPLIDTWRVEYQKVNPDVSLNYASIGSGGGIKQFTEKTVDFGATDAPLSPTEFEKAGNPVHIPETIGSVVLAYNLPEVTTPLKLTGPVIADIFLGKITKWDDPKIKEQNPDVTLPAEDIISAHRSDGSGTTFVFTDYLSKVSQEWHDAVGVGKSVQWPSGIGAPGNEGVAASIQGSPYSIGYVELAYALTTGMKFASIQNQEGNFIEPSINSTMAAVSAAAPTLPEGSQPWNNVTITDAPGASSYPISSFSYLLLYKELSTNPSINEQKANALVEFVEWAVTDGQQFAEPLGYVPLPQSVIDINEQTLKSLTFNGNPILTK, from the coding sequence ATGGTTAATTTAAAAAACTATAGGATACTAGGTGTATCGCTTTTAGCCTTATCGCTATTAGTCCCAGTTTATGTAAATTCCGTAAATGCACAGCAAGTAACTATTAATGGAGCAGGAGCAACATTTCCCTTTCCCTTAATAGATACTTGGAGAGTAGAATATCAAAAGGTCAATCCTGATGTGAGTCTCAATTATGCTTCCATTGGTAGTGGTGGTGGTATTAAGCAGTTTACAGAAAAAACAGTTGATTTTGGTGCAACAGATGCTCCATTGTCTCCAACTGAATTCGAAAAAGCTGGCAACCCAGTTCATATTCCAGAAACAATAGGTTCAGTTGTGCTGGCTTATAATCTGCCAGAAGTAACTACTCCTCTTAAGTTAACAGGTCCAGTCATAGCTGATATATTTTTGGGAAAGATAACAAAGTGGGATGATCCAAAAATCAAAGAGCAGAATCCAGATGTAACATTGCCAGCTGAGGATATAATTTCAGCTCACCGTTCTGATGGTTCAGGTACTACATTTGTATTTACTGATTATTTATCTAAAGTTAGCCAAGAATGGCATGATGCAGTTGGAGTTGGAAAATCAGTGCAATGGCCATCTGGTATAGGTGCACCTGGAAATGAAGGTGTAGCAGCATCAATTCAAGGCTCACCCTATTCCATAGGCTATGTTGAACTAGCATATGCCTTAACCACAGGAATGAAGTTTGCATCAATTCAAAATCAGGAGGGTAACTTTATTGAGCCATCTATTAACTCAACGATGGCAGCAGTAAGTGCAGCAGCTCCAACATTACCTGAGGGTTCACAGCCATGGAATAATGTAACCATAACAGATGCTCCAGGCGCAAGCTCTTATCCAATTTCCAGTTTCAGTTATCTATTGCTTTACAAGGAGTTGAGCACAAACCCAAGTATAAATGAGCAAAAGGCAAATGCATTGGTAGAGTTTGTTGAATGGGCCGTAACTGATGGACAACAATTCGCTGAACCACTAGGATATGTTCCACTGCCTCAATCGGTTATAGACATTAATGAACAAACACTGAAATCTTTAACCTTTAATGGAAACCCCATTCTCACCAAATAA
- a CDS encoding HD domain-containing protein, with translation MNEVEKISKAFGLALKIHNNMTRKYQYDKIEPQINHSLRVALIVNEEMSVDDSDLVCSALLHDISIKQEISKETKEYIKSELSEKTLDIISFFYKYSNQEQGNKNEEQKIEKQFSRVKQSDSLIKNILLAERLDELRSLKNSRRKDKITRMKEETQKYFIPLAETTNEKILLKLVIALYELK, from the coding sequence ATGAATGAAGTTGAAAAGATTTCTAAGGCTTTTGGTTTGGCTTTAAAAATACATAATAATATGACAAGAAAATATCAATATGACAAAATTGAACCTCAAATAAACCATTCATTGAGAGTGGCCTTAATCGTGAATGAAGAAATGAGTGTTGATGACTCAGATCTTGTTTGTTCGGCACTACTTCACGACATTTCTATTAAACAAGAAATTTCCAAAGAGACGAAAGAATACATAAAAAGCGAACTTAGTGAAAAGACACTTGATATAATATCTTTCTTTTATAAATATTCTAACCAAGAACAAGGTAATAAGAATGAGGAACAAAAAATAGAAAAACAATTCAGTAGAGTCAAACAATCAGATAGTTTAATAAAGAATATCCTTTTAGCGGAACGTCTAGATGAACTCCGATCTTTAAAAAATTCCAGAAGAAAAGATAAAATAACTAGAATGAAAGAGGAAACTCAAAAATACTTTATACCATTGGCAGAAACTACTAATGAGAAAATTTTGCTAAAGCTAGTTATTGCGCTTTATGAATTAAAATAA
- a CDS encoding DNA double-strand break repair nuclease NurA, with protein MHNQLNLHDLESNLEFMKKSLISSFSNSYFCKDYKNLIENKKLVFVDDEEGIPIQNWGIHSEKYANLKLTQITPAEGEKLVFGIDSSCIKVAEVEDGGLYAVKGSVCISFKGKPAAHLKIGPLMFYLNEEVLQGLKFERNVFKLILFNDDYAKKFLRVNIERYIQFWISKLISGSIILIDGSLKSSIFENHMYDISKIIENSVVNRNSVIGISKSSKIKILKYLSYPLIRSTVPAFVDINLIIRSLISKTYGEHILVKLSSNEYSNILRADIVSYDNDLNSTLGTLLCNELINFGYPSSLSLSHHVSVFSNTELASIKSFIKSNYSIKEITHENARASVLGTAWR; from the coding sequence ATGCACAATCAACTAAATCTTCATGACCTCGAATCAAATTTGGAATTCATGAAAAAATCACTCATCAGTAGTTTTAGCAATTCATACTTTTGTAAAGATTATAAAAATTTGATTGAAAACAAAAAATTGGTTTTTGTTGATGATGAAGAGGGCATACCTATACAAAACTGGGGAATACATTCCGAAAAATATGCCAACCTAAAATTAACCCAGATAACCCCTGCGGAAGGTGAAAAATTGGTTTTTGGAATTGATTCCAGTTGCATTAAGGTAGCAGAGGTAGAGGATGGTGGTTTATATGCAGTAAAAGGTTCTGTGTGTATATCTTTTAAGGGTAAACCTGCTGCTCATCTAAAGATAGGTCCATTGATGTTTTACCTTAATGAAGAAGTTCTCCAGGGCCTTAAATTTGAGCGTAATGTATTTAAATTAATACTTTTTAACGACGATTATGCGAAGAAATTTCTACGCGTTAATATAGAAAGGTATATCCAATTTTGGATTTCTAAACTGATTTCTGGATCTATAATTTTAATTGATGGCTCATTAAAATCTTCAATATTTGAAAACCACATGTATGACATTTCAAAAATCATAGAAAATTCTGTAGTAAATAGAAATTCGGTAATAGGGATTAGCAAAAGCTCTAAAATTAAAATATTAAAATATTTGTCGTATCCCCTAATTAGATCAACCGTTCCAGCATTCGTCGACATCAATCTAATTATCCGAAGTCTTATTTCGAAAACATATGGTGAACATATATTAGTAAAATTATCAAGCAATGAATATTCAAATATTTTGCGAGCCGACATAGTATCATATGACAATGACTTAAATTCTACTTTAGGAACGTTACTTTGCAATGAATTGATAAATTTCGGCTATCCTAGTTCGCTCTCTCTTTCGCATCATGTTTCAGTCTTTTCTAATACTGAATTGGCTAGCATCAAGAGCTTTATTAAATCAAATTATTCGATCAAGGAAATTACACATGAAAATGCTAGAGCCTCTGTGCTTGGAACCGCTTGGAGATGA
- a CDS encoding DUF5996 family protein: MTLTKDIWPSLSLSEWKDTYETLHRLTQIAGKIRIALEPLVNHWWNSTLYVNSRGLTTSAMAYENIQFQIDFDFIDHFFIIQTSEGITRKIPLESRPIADMYKDIMYNLSDINIYVPLWTTPVEVSDRTPFEEDYKHASYDRKYVTHLWHILFQSSRILTEFRSRFIGKVSPVHFFWGAFDLAVTRFSGRSAPSHPGAPGLAKFVAIEAYSHEVSSCGFWPGGGEIDNPIYYSYTYPEPKGFKESLIKPNEAYYDKRMGEFMLPYEVVRKAENPDKILLDFLETTYNAAATTAKWDRNALERKDL; encoded by the coding sequence ATGACACTAACAAAAGATATATGGCCATCTTTGTCTTTATCCGAGTGGAAAGACACCTACGAGACTCTACATAGATTAACTCAAATAGCAGGAAAGATCCGAATCGCATTAGAACCCTTAGTAAACCACTGGTGGAATTCTACTTTGTATGTTAATTCGAGGGGGCTAACTACATCTGCGATGGCATATGAGAACATACAATTTCAAATAGATTTTGACTTCATAGATCATTTCTTTATCATTCAAACAAGCGAAGGTATTACTAGAAAAATTCCATTAGAATCTCGTCCAATTGCGGACATGTACAAGGACATAATGTACAACCTATCAGACATCAATATTTATGTTCCTTTGTGGACAACACCTGTAGAAGTTTCAGATAGGACACCATTTGAAGAAGATTACAAACATGCATCTTATGATCGCAAATATGTTACTCATTTATGGCATATTTTATTTCAGTCTAGTAGAATACTTACAGAATTCCGTTCTCGTTTTATAGGAAAAGTCAGTCCGGTGCATTTTTTTTGGGGTGCTTTTGATCTAGCTGTGACTAGATTCTCGGGTCGTTCGGCTCCATCACATCCCGGTGCACCAGGTTTGGCAAAATTCGTTGCAATTGAAGCTTATTCACATGAAGTAAGCAGTTGTGGATTCTGGCCTGGAGGAGGTGAAATAGATAATCCTATTTATTATTCCTATACTTATCCAGAACCAAAAGGATTCAAGGAATCTTTGATAAAACCGAACGAAGCATATTATGACAAAAGAATGGGAGAATTTATGTTACCGTATGAGGTGGTTCGGAAGGCAGAAAATCCAGATAAAATTCTGCTGGACTTTCTGGAGACTACTTATAATGCTGCAGCAACTACTGCAAAATGGGATAGAAATGCTTTGGAACGAAAAGACCTCTAA
- a CDS encoding undecaprenyl-diphosphate phosphatase, which translates to MTVDIIQSLILGIVQGITEWLPISSSGHLALTQLIFNIRVPVFFDLILHIGTLAGLVGFYRTDLSKIFRSILYPRSMEIREVKEYRNLLVLIIIGTIPTAIIAFALKSLFEFSFYDFLLLSIGFFISGVFIFITKFFKKGTRSINKFDAVLIGIAQGFSVFSSISRSGITISLGMIRQIDHTQLVKFSFLLSIPSIIGGSVFDFLLMNDTQMSAIGDIPILSYIMGFISSALVGYLTIKLLIDIVNKGKLHYFAYYCLALALILLVYSFV; encoded by the coding sequence ATGACAGTCGATATCATCCAATCTCTGATTTTGGGAATAGTACAAGGCATAACTGAGTGGCTGCCTATCTCCAGTTCGGGTCACTTGGCATTGACCCAATTAATATTTAATATACGCGTTCCAGTCTTTTTTGATTTAATTCTTCACATTGGAACACTAGCGGGGCTAGTAGGATTTTATCGGACTGATCTTTCAAAGATTTTCAGATCTATTCTATATCCTCGTTCAATGGAGATTAGAGAAGTAAAAGAATATCGCAATTTACTAGTGCTTATCATAATTGGCACAATTCCGACTGCAATTATCGCTTTCGCATTAAAATCATTGTTTGAGTTTTCATTTTATGATTTCTTGTTACTGTCAATAGGATTTTTCATAAGTGGAGTGTTTATTTTCATAACGAAATTTTTTAAAAAGGGTACGAGAAGTATCAACAAATTCGATGCGGTTCTCATTGGGATTGCCCAAGGATTCTCTGTTTTCTCAAGCATTTCTAGAAGCGGTATCACTATATCGTTAGGTATGATTCGACAAATAGATCACACTCAATTAGTCAAGTTTTCATTTCTATTATCTATTCCCTCAATCATAGGAGGTTCTGTGTTTGACTTTTTGTTAATGAATGACACCCAGATGTCTGCAATAGGCGATATTCCTATACTCTCGTACATTATGGGATTTATATCTTCAGCTCTGGTTGGATATTTAACGATAAAATTATTAATAGATATTGTTAATAAAGGTAAACTACACTACTTTGCGTATTATTGTTTGGCGTTAGCACTAATTTTATTAGTTTATTCATTCGTATGA
- the pstC gene encoding phosphate ABC transporter permease subunit PstC, whose protein sequence is MSLKDSNAAHAELVKKLDLRNKKSLFGDKFFKGLVIGASLYTLLMVALVLFSLSEGSIPIFVKEGFNFIIGTDWNAVEGRESFGALPYIIGTLVSSAIAMAIAVPISVGIAIFITEMIPKKLGTVLSFVVELLAAVPSIVYGLWALFVFRFWIRDFVEEPLHNSFGDYISIFAKAPFGLDVFTAGIVLAIMIIPIITAVSREVMKAIPHSQKEAAYALGATRWEMVKTAILPSSKTGLMGASFLGLGRAIGETMLVTLIIGNAIGLAAIPTSLFSQSQTLSSIIANEFNEAANDLHLSALIGLGLVLFIITIFINVAAIFIISRVSKSYSNVRE, encoded by the coding sequence TTGTCTCTTAAAGACTCAAACGCTGCACATGCCGAACTTGTAAAAAAACTCGATCTACGAAATAAAAAATCGCTCTTTGGGGACAAGTTTTTTAAAGGTCTGGTTATTGGCGCTTCTCTTTATACTCTATTAATGGTTGCACTAGTATTATTCTCCTTGTCGGAGGGTTCGATACCTATTTTCGTAAAGGAAGGATTTAATTTTATAATTGGTACTGATTGGAATGCAGTTGAGGGAAGAGAATCATTTGGTGCCCTGCCATACATTATAGGAACGCTTGTAAGTTCTGCTATTGCTATGGCAATAGCTGTTCCGATTAGTGTAGGTATAGCGATATTCATTACAGAAATGATTCCAAAAAAACTAGGCACTGTCTTATCCTTTGTAGTTGAATTGTTAGCTGCCGTTCCCAGTATTGTTTACGGATTGTGGGCGTTATTTGTCTTTAGATTCTGGATAAGGGATTTTGTCGAAGAACCTCTCCATAATTCATTTGGAGATTATATATCTATTTTTGCAAAAGCCCCATTTGGTCTAGATGTATTTACAGCTGGAATCGTACTTGCTATCATGATTATACCTATTATTACTGCCGTTTCAAGGGAGGTCATGAAGGCTATCCCTCATTCACAGAAAGAAGCAGCATATGCGTTGGGTGCAACTAGATGGGAGATGGTGAAAACTGCTATTTTGCCTTCATCAAAAACAGGATTGATGGGTGCCTCATTTTTAGGGTTGGGAAGAGCTATTGGAGAAACAATGTTGGTCACATTGATTATAGGAAACGCAATTGGTTTGGCTGCTATCCCTACATCTTTGTTTTCTCAAAGCCAAACATTGTCCAGTATTATTGCAAATGAATTTAACGAGGCTGCAAATGATCTTCATCTCTCTGCACTGATTGGTCTAGGGCTAGTTCTTTTCATAATTACAATATTCATAAATGTTGCAGCTATTTTCATCATTTCGCGAGTTTCAAAATCTTATTCAAATGTGAGGGAATAA
- the tmk gene encoding dTMP kinase, with amino-acid sequence MKKSIEKKNEVGILIVVEGIDGSGKSTQIHLVDRWLRSKGYDVFFTEWNSSETVREITSKGKKKARLTPMTFSLLHSTDFADRYEKNIYPLLRAGYIVLADRYIYTALARDTVRGCDKAWVKNMYKYARKPDLTFYFRVPIETAVNRIVSGRPKLKHYEAGMDLGLSKDEYESYRIFQGRIVDEYESMVKDENFEVIDGTLEIEKQQNTVRRSVLKVLKMNDKLRRSI; translated from the coding sequence TTGAAAAAAAGTATTGAAAAAAAGAATGAAGTCGGTATCTTGATCGTTGTAGAGGGCATAGATGGATCGGGAAAATCAACACAAATTCATTTAGTAGATAGGTGGCTCCGATCAAAAGGATATGATGTTTTCTTTACGGAATGGAATTCATCAGAGACAGTAAGAGAAATTACATCAAAGGGAAAGAAGAAAGCAAGATTAACCCCTATGACATTTTCACTCCTACATTCAACAGATTTTGCAGATAGATATGAAAAAAATATTTACCCTTTGTTAAGGGCTGGCTATATTGTCCTTGCAGATAGGTATATTTACACGGCATTAGCTCGGGATACAGTCAGAGGATGTGACAAGGCTTGGGTAAAGAACATGTACAAATATGCTCGAAAGCCTGATCTAACATTCTATTTTAGGGTACCAATTGAAACCGCAGTAAATAGGATCGTTTCCGGTCGACCCAAGTTAAAGCATTATGAAGCAGGAATGGATCTGGGACTAAGCAAAGACGAATACGAAAGTTATCGAATATTTCAGGGAAGAATTGTAGATGAATATGAATCTATGGTAAAAGATGAAAACTTTGAGGTAATTGATGGAACGCTTGAAATAGAAAAACAGCAAAATACAGTACGAAGAAGTGTATTAAAAGTTCTCAAAATGAACGACAAACTGCGGAGAAGTATTTGA
- the pstA gene encoding phosphate ABC transporter permease PstA: MSNISNNDKNKEKNYKSIIRETTAKNASKRKMKNNMITVLLASFVIIAVIPLSSILIEVFKNGAGAFSFNFLFLPPGSIGSGDGGIGPAIQGTLLVVGFATLIGAPVGVLAGVFLSEYSSSSRVFAYILRLFNDVLTGIPSIVIGIAGYITIVLTMGSFSILAGAFVLSVIMIPIIARVSEETLKLVPNTLREAAYGLGLPKWKVVWHIVIKGSKSGILTGIVLAISRIAGETAPLIMTILGTSLFFSSFNSPVDALPLRIWRLASQPYPSAHEQGWGAALLLILLVLSLSIALRMFAQKRSLTFKSTT; this comes from the coding sequence ATGAGCAATATTAGTAACAACGATAAGAATAAAGAGAAAAACTACAAGTCAATAATTCGAGAAACTACTGCAAAAAATGCATCAAAAAGAAAAATGAAAAACAACATGATCACTGTTTTGTTGGCATCTTTTGTAATAATAGCAGTTATTCCTCTGAGCTCTATTCTAATAGAGGTGTTTAAGAATGGTGCCGGGGCATTCAGTTTCAACTTTTTGTTTCTTCCTCCTGGATCAATAGGCTCTGGAGATGGAGGTATTGGGCCAGCTATTCAGGGTACCTTATTGGTTGTTGGGTTTGCGACTTTAATAGGCGCCCCTGTTGGTGTTTTGGCCGGAGTATTTTTATCCGAATATTCTAGTTCAAGCCGGGTGTTTGCCTATATTTTGAGACTTTTTAATGATGTATTAACTGGGATCCCATCCATCGTTATAGGAATTGCTGGATACATCACTATAGTGCTGACGATGGGCTCTTTTTCCATTTTAGCAGGTGCATTTGTATTGTCTGTAATAATGATCCCCATTATCGCTAGAGTTTCTGAAGAAACTTTGAAACTAGTGCCAAATACACTCCGAGAGGCTGCTTATGGTTTGGGTCTACCAAAATGGAAAGTAGTGTGGCATATTGTCATCAAGGGTTCTAAAAGTGGTATTTTGACAGGCATTGTACTTGCCATATCAAGAATTGCAGGCGAAACCGCACCACTAATAATGACTATACTGGGAACAAGTTTGTTCTTTAGCAGCTTTAATTCTCCCGTCGATGCGTTGCCTTTGAGAATTTGGAGACTTGCTTCTCAGCCATACCCATCGGCTCATGAACAAGGATGGGGCGCTGCATTGCTATTGATATTGCTAGTATTATCGCTGAGCATTGCGTTGAGAATGTTTGCTCAAAAGAGGAGTCTTACTTTTAAATCGACTACTTGA
- the tmk gene encoding dTMP kinase: MSSKKIFKKVISSDINHKEISKKIRFISNTGIKYMKDTEINGSFIVIEGPDASGRSTQIQKITEKLEADGHAVVNTGLKRSDLISKGIIEAKRNYVGRRTMALYYAADFADQLENKIIPALKAGFVVISDRYIYTLIARSSVRGIDKNWLHQLHSFAIKPDLIFYLNVDPYNLIHRVFKKNKALDYYESGADLGISADIFDSFIKYQYLLKKEFSIMQKKYGLIDVDGDKDISAIYEEIQTKISDFLNRTKNNVTN, encoded by the coding sequence ATGTCTTCAAAAAAAATATTCAAAAAAGTCATTTCTTCTGATATTAATCACAAAGAAATTAGCAAGAAAATCAGGTTTATCAGTAATACAGGTATAAAATACATGAAAGATACCGAAATTAATGGATCGTTTATTGTAATAGAGGGACCAGATGCCTCTGGACGGAGCACTCAGATTCAAAAAATAACTGAAAAATTAGAAGCCGATGGACATGCAGTAGTTAATACCGGTTTAAAAAGATCCGATCTGATTTCAAAGGGAATTATTGAAGCAAAAAGAAACTACGTAGGCAGAAGAACAATGGCCCTTTATTATGCGGCCGATTTTGCTGATCAACTAGAAAACAAAATAATCCCTGCGTTAAAGGCTGGTTTTGTTGTAATTTCGGATAGATATATCTACACTCTAATTGCAAGGAGTTCAGTTAGAGGAATAGACAAAAATTGGTTGCATCAACTGCACAGTTTTGCAATCAAGCCTGACCTCATTTTTTATTTGAATGTTGATCCCTACAATCTAATTCATAGAGTATTTAAAAAAAATAAGGCTCTAGATTATTATGAATCAGGAGCAGATCTTGGGATATCAGCTGATATTTTTGATTCTTTTATTAAATATCAATATCTATTAAAGAAAGAGTTCAGTATTATGCAAAAAAAATATGGTCTTATAGACGTTGATGGGGATAAAGACATTAGTGCCATATATGAGGAAATTCAAACAAAGATAAGTGATTTTCTGAATCGAACCAAAAATAATGTAACCAATTAA
- a CDS encoding phosphate signaling complex PhoU family protein: MARLLDMGLTKVSSIVLDMAVLAENTVTKSVTSYNEDDNSAKKQIFESSAKLRFLQDEVSELTIELIARFQPVATDLRFIKSCMELAYGFSRFGRYAYDIITVLEILGPLQHCDKSPVMRMSKLVLEMMALGVSALRTRDNSNLGKIYEMEEMVDVLFRKNLRESSQLIQANNYSDNRCNISTALILKYLERISDHACYIADSVNYIETGMASPRR, translated from the coding sequence GTGGCAAGATTACTTGACATGGGGCTAACTAAGGTTAGCAGCATCGTTCTTGATATGGCTGTTTTAGCTGAAAATACTGTTACTAAATCTGTCACATCTTACAATGAGGATGATAATTCGGCAAAAAAACAGATATTCGAATCATCTGCAAAGCTTCGATTTCTCCAAGATGAGGTATCTGAATTAACAATTGAGCTCATAGCCAGATTCCAACCTGTGGCAACGGATTTGAGATTTATTAAATCGTGTATGGAACTTGCATATGGTTTTTCAAGGTTTGGCAGATATGCTTATGATATTATAACGGTGCTTGAAATTCTTGGACCATTGCAACATTGCGATAAATCACCTGTCATGCGAATGTCAAAACTCGTCCTAGAGATGATGGCGCTAGGGGTATCGGCATTACGGACACGAGACAACTCTAATTTAGGTAAAATATATGAAATGGAAGAAATGGTCGATGTCTTATTTCGAAAAAACTTGCGTGAATCATCTCAACTAATTCAAGCAAATAATTATTCTGATAACAGGTGTAATATTTCTACCGCCCTAATACTGAAGTATTTAGAAAGAATATCCGATCATGCTTGTTACATTGCAGATTCAGTTAATTATATTGAAACTGGAATGGCAAGCCCTAGAAGATAA
- a CDS encoding reverse transcriptase-like protein: protein MRNILIAIDVDGSPSGYISWHNHFQNKSKIRTLKPYKKNERFGVQRMEMLAVYFAISDNLKAFRKKLKRKGKKKIIVIRSDSKSTIEQLNKRSKVKDEIIKRIYNSIIKIMGKISCTLVFDYLRRTSNRAGKILELIRKENKYYNVATHKKTD, encoded by the coding sequence TTGCGCAATATACTTATCGCAATTGATGTAGACGGCTCACCTTCTGGATACATTTCTTGGCATAATCATTTTCAAAACAAAAGCAAGATCAGAACACTAAAACCATACAAGAAAAATGAAAGATTTGGCGTACAACGGATGGAGATGTTAGCTGTATACTTTGCTATATCGGACAATCTCAAAGCTTTTCGAAAAAAATTAAAGAGAAAGGGTAAGAAAAAAATCATAGTTATCAGAAGTGATTCCAAATCCACCATAGAGCAATTAAACAAAAGATCAAAGGTAAAAGACGAGATTATAAAGAGGATCTATAATTCAATAATCAAAATAATGGGAAAAATATCCTGTACTTTGGTTTTTGACTATCTGAGAAGAACAAGTAACAGAGCTGGAAAAATTTTGGAACTTATTAGGAAAGAAAACAAATACTACAATGTGGCTACCCACAAAAAAACCGATTAA